The nucleotide sequence tcaatttccaattgtagTCGAGTTAATTTGGCCCCTTTGAAGTCAAGAGAGCTTTTCAACCGCAGATTCTCATCCTTCAAGTGTTCATTCTCCAATTTCCAATGGTTTACATCTTTCTGAGCCTGTGTGTATTCAGCTCTTATattctccaatttttcTAGCTCCTTTTGCAACCGGGTAGATTCCTTCCGATAGTACTCAGCTTTTTCAAGGTCTCTATGTAACTTTGTATTTTCGTCTTTTAGACTATCAATTTGTGCTTTCGGAGACCATTTGTAGTTTTCCCCATTTACAGCCTTCTGCTGAGATTTCACTGGACTACCCCTTGCTGCCCTTAATCCGGAAACCAGCTCCGAGTAGTTCTTGCTTGGTGATATGattgatttctttggtgAATGTTGACGCTTTAATGATTGTGAATACAAGTCCGAAAATCCACCAGTCATAGGGCTAGAATAAGGTAAAACTCTTCTATTCGATTTTGGTGTCTTTGGCACGATTGAGGGACTTGATACCTCGTCGTTAAAACTGAGTCCATTGCGATATCTCCTTTCCTTTAAATCCATTGAAAGATTGTCCAAAATAGTAGGACTGATTGGATTCATAGACAGACTTTCATTCGTCATCCTCCCTAACGTATCCAGAGAGTTCATATGAACAACTGAGCTTGAAATTATTAAACGCTTGTTTGACTAATGCTTTTActgctgttgtttcaaatgttttctTTGTATTTGTGTTGACGCGTCTTTGGGAAAAAAAAGGTTTTGTCGTAAAAATTTGAGAAACTGTGGTGTCgcaaattttcaatcttatCCCCGATGATGACATTCGACACAGctctaaattttttttcttataGTTTTTGCAGTTTTTACCATATCCTTCCCCAACACTAGCTTACAATGTCCGACAGAGCCAAAGAAATAAGCTCCTTAGCTAAAGAGTTAAAGACTCATTTGAAGCAATTCCCCAATTTTCCCAAAGAAGGTATTCTTTTCGAAGATTTTTTACCGATTTTTGCCACACCcgatttgttcaacaaattgattactGCATTCAAATTGCACGTGGGACACAAAAAAGTCGACTACGTTATTGGGTTAGAAAGTAGAGGGTTTTTGTTTGGTCCAACATTGGCGTTAGCTTTGAACGCTGGATTTGTTCCTGTGAGAAAGCCAGGTAAGTTGCCCGGCCCAACTTATCAAGtggaatttcaaaaggaGTATGGTTCAGATGTGTTTGAACTTCAAGAAGGCGTAATTCCAAAAGGCGCCAAGGTTTTGATcgttgatgatattttggCAACGGGAGGATCAGCCTACGGTGCTGGTGAGTTAGCTCTCAAAGCCGGCGCTGACATTGTGGAGTTTTTATTCGTTATGGAGTTGGATTTTTTGAAGGGAAGAGATAGGTTGCATGCTCCAGTATTTACATTATTCGGAGGACAAGAGGAGAAGTATAAAGACTCATAGGCATCATATTATAGACACTAACCGCTCTTAAATATTAAAAATGCCAATTCTCCAATGTAAAAGTAGATAAAGTAACCCTGTTCGTGCGTGACATAGCTTCC is from Candida orthopsilosis Co 90-125, chromosome 1 draft sequence and encodes:
- a CDS encoding Apt1 adenine phosphoribosyltransferase, with the protein product MSDRAKEISSLAKELKTHLKQFPNFPKEGILFEDFLPIFATPDLFNKLITAFKLHVGHKKVDYVIGLESRGFLFGPTLALALNAGFVPVRKPGKLPGPTYQVEFQKEYGSDVFELQEGVIPKGAKVLIVDDILATGGSAYGAGELALKAGADIVEFLFVMELDFLKGRDRLHAPVFTLFGGQEEKYKDS